Proteins co-encoded in one Acinetobacter lwoffii genomic window:
- a CDS encoding DUF805 domain-containing protein codes for MKSPESPYFNPPALPATDHPLSMKGRFGRLSFIAWSAFLYFIFLFGSIALGLSIDIVNISTHSMDPNWLISLQGLASIVVLAMVLVYVYFALVVTVRRLHDMNRSGWWALLFLLPLVNIFVWLYIVFGSGDRGTNQYGPARMTLLWEKILAWLMIILTLLSLLGSIALFSYMSGEEQTPTPTEMMQKTTKYF; via the coding sequence ATGAAATCGCCTGAATCTCCCTACTTTAACCCGCCTGCGCTGCCTGCAACCGATCATCCCCTGTCGATGAAAGGTCGCTTCGGGCGCTTGAGCTTTATTGCCTGGTCGGCATTTCTGTATTTCATTTTTTTATTTGGCAGTATCGCACTGGGTCTCAGCATTGATATTGTGAATATTTCTACCCACTCCATGGATCCCAACTGGCTGATTTCACTGCAAGGTTTGGCCAGTATTGTTGTACTGGCCATGGTTCTGGTCTATGTGTATTTCGCTTTAGTGGTGACCGTTCGCCGTTTGCATGATATGAACCGCAGTGGCTGGTGGGCGCTATTATTTTTGCTGCCGCTAGTAAACATTTTTGTATGGCTTTATATCGTTTTTGGTTCGGGCGATCGAGGCACTAATCAGTATGGCCCGGCACGGATGACCTTGCTCTGGGAAAAAATTCTGGCCTGGCTGATGATTATCCTGACCCTGCTTAGCTTGTTGGGATCTATCGCTTTATTCAGTTATATGAGCGGTGAAGAACAAACCCCTACCCCCACGGAAATGATGCAAAAAACCACCAAATACTTTTAA